TCAGCAGGAGCTGCTGCAGATCGACACGACCAACATCCTGTTCATCTGCGGCGGTGCCTTTGTGGGTCTGGACAAGATCATCGCCGACCGCGTGGGCAACAAGGGCGTGGGCTTTAACTCCGAGATCGCCGGCCCCACCTCGGTCGACGAGAACGACCTGCTGCGTCAGGTGCTCCCGCAGGACCTCAACGCCTTTGGCATGATCCCCGAGTTCGTGGGCCGTACGCCCGTCGTCACCCAGACGCAGGCGCTTGACGAGGACGACCTGGTGTCGATCCTGACCGAGCCCAAGAACGCCGTGGTGCGTCAGTACCGCAAGATGTTCCAGCTCGAGGACGTTGAGCTTGAGTTTGAGGACGCCGCCCTGCACGAGATTGCCCGCATGGCGCTCGCTCGCAAGACCGGCGCCCGCGGCCTGCGCTCCATCTGCGAGGACGTGCTGCAACAGACGATGTTCGACCTTCCCAGCGAGGAAGGCGTCACCAAGGTCATCGTGACCGAAGCCTCTGTAAAGGGCGAAGAACAACCCCAGCGCATCTACGGGTAAACCAGCCTAAAACGTGTTTGCAAATAGCCTCCGACCACCCGCGGTCGGAGGCTATTTTATATATACGCAATAACCCCAACTACCTGTGCTATTCTGTGTGTTTGTTTAAGCCTCGGTAAAGTCAATTCAGACTGAAGTAATCGATACCTAAGGGGAGGAATGTAGGCCCGATTTTCGTAGATTCCGCACGAGCCGAAGACCACTTAATGTGGTCTTCGAGCGAGCCCAGGACCTGACCGAGCGAAAATCGGGCCTACATTCCTCCCCGATGGGCAAGGGAGAGATATATGGAAGAAATGCCCAAGAACTACGATCCGTCGACCAATGAGCCGGCGATCCTGCAGAAGTGGCTTGACGGCGGCTACTACAAGCGCCGCGAGGGCGTGGGCGACTGCACCGTCACCATTCCGCCTCCCAACGTGACCGGCAAGCTCCACATGGGTCACGCCACCGACGACTCCATCCAAGACGCCATCGTCCGTATGGCCCGCATGCGTGGCAAGTCCACGCGCTGGGTGCTCGGCACCGACCACGCCGGTATCGCCACGCAGACCAAGGTCGACAAGAAGCTCAAGAGTGAGGGTATCAGCCGCCTGGAGATCGGTCGCGACAAGTTTGTCGACGCTTGCTGGGATTGGACCCATGAGTACGGCGGCATCATCGTCGAGCAGATCAAGCGCATGGGCTGCTCCGTCGACTTTGATAACGAGCGCTTTACCATGGACGAGGACTACGCCCAGGCCGTGCGCAAGGTCTTTTGCGACTGGTACCACGACGGCCTGATCTACCGCGGCAAGCGCATCGTCAACTGGTGCCCCAACTGCACCACCGCCATCTCGGACGACGAGGCCGAGTATAAGGACGAGAAGGGCCACCTGTGGCACCTGCGCTACCCGCTGACCGAGCCGGTTAACGGCCAGGACTACATCGTCGTCGCCACCACGCGCCCCGAGACCATGCTCGGCGACACGGGCGTCGCCGTCTCTCCGAAGGACCCCGAGAAGGCAGCCTTCGTGGGTAAGACCGTCATGCTGCCGATCGTCAACCGCGAGATCCCCATCTTTGAGGATTGGCACGTCGACGCCAACTTTGGCTCCGGCTTCGTCAAGGTCACCCCTGCTCACGACCCCAACGACTACGCCATGGGTCAGGCCCACGACCTGCCGCAGATCAACATTTTCGATGAGCACGCGGTGGTCGTCGAGGGCTACGGCGAGTTCACTGGCATGAACCGCGATGAGTGCCGCGAGGCCGTCATCAAGTGGTTCGAGGAGCACGACCTGCTCGATCACGTCGAGGACCTCGACCACTCCGTCATGCACTGCTACCGTTGCGACTCCGCACTGGAGCCGTGGCTGTCCGAGCAGTGGTTCGTGGCCGTCGACAAGCTCAAGGGGCCGGCACTCGACGCCGTCAACTCCGGCAAGGTCACTTTCCACCCCGCGCGCTGGACGCAGACCTACACCACCTGGATGGAAAACCTCAAGGACTGGTGCATCAGCCGCCAGCTGTGGTGGGGCCATCGCATCCCCGTGTTCTACTGCGAGGACTGCGGTTGGGAGGACGCCCTGACCGAGGACACCGACGTGTGCCCCAAGTGCGGCGGTCATCACGTGCACCAGGACGAGAACGTGCTGGACACCTGGTTCAGCTCGCAGCTGTGGACCTTCGCCACGCAGGGCTGGCCGCAAAAGCCGGAACTGCTCGAGGGCCATCACCCCACGACGGCGCTCGTCACCGCGCGCGACATCATCGCGCTGTGGGTCGCTCGCATGGTCATGAGCTCGCTGTACTTCTTGGACGAGGTACCGTTTAAGGACGTCGTCATCTACCCGACGATCCTGGCCAAGGACGGCAGCCGTATGTCCAAGTCCAAGGGCAACGGCGTTGACCCCATGGACCTCATTGGCATGTACGGTGCCGACGCCATGCGCTACAACCTGCTCACGCTGTGCACCAACAACCAGGACGTCAAGTTCGACGCGAACATCGACAAGAAGACCAAGAAGCTCATCGACAGCCCGCGTACCGACCAGGCCAAGTCGTTTGTGACCAAGATCTGGAACGCCAGCCGCTTCCTGCTCATGAACATGGAGGGCTACACGCCCGGCGAGCCCGTCGTGGAGACGCCTGCCGACGCCTGGATGTTCAGCCGCCTGGCCAAGGCCGTGAAGATGGTCACCGAGGGTATTGAGAACTACACCTTTGGCGACATGGCCCGCGGCGTGCAGCAGTTCTTCTGGAACGAGGTCTGCGACTGGTACGTCGAGGTCACCAAGGCCCGCCTGAAGGGCGAGGGCCGTCTGCAGGCCCAGCGCAACCTGATCTTTGTGCTCGACACCTCCATTCGCCTGATGCACCCGCTCATGCCGTTTGTCACCGAGGAGATTTGGGACAACATGCCGGTGAGCGTGCTCGATCTGGACGCCGAGGGCAACGTGAACCGCGCCGAGGCGCTCATGATCGCTAAGTGGCCCGAGCCCGCCGACTACGCCAAGTACGTCGACGAGGATGCCGAGCGCGCGTTTGAACTGTGCCGTACCGTCGTGTCCGCCGCCCGCGCCACGCGTTCGCGCTATCGCTTGAGCCCCAAGGCCGAGCTCGACGTGGTCGTGCGCGCCGGTGCTGAGGATATCGAGAAGCTCGAGAGTCTGCGCTCGACCATCGAGCCGCTGGCCAACACCGCTTCGCTGGTTATGGGTACCGACGTTGAGAAGCCGGCTGCGAGCATTGCCGTGGTCGATAGCGGCGTCGAGGTCTTTGTGGTGCTCGAAGGCAAGGTTGACCTTTCGGCCGAGAAGGCACGCCTGGAGAAGGAGATTTCCGCGGCTCAGAAGGAGCTTGCCGGCTGCGAGAAGACGCTGGCCAACGAGGGCTTTGTGGCCAAGGCCGCGCCCGCGGTGGTGCAGAAGAAGAGGGACCGTGCAGCTGAGCTCAAGGAGATTCTGGCGGCGCTGACTGCTCAGGTTGCTGACTTCTCTTAAGGTTTACTCGGGGGCGCGTCCCGACGCTTTGCTCTCCGCTGCGGACAGTCCTGCGCAAGACGGACAGCACATTTAGTGCTGTCCTTTGCGTGCGGAACTTGCGGCGAGCAAAGCATCGGGCCGCTCCTAGTTCGTTTACGTGGTTGTTTGCATCTGGCGTGTTAGGGCCACTGGGTTGTGGCCTTGATCTCGCTGCAAGCGGGTAAAGGCTGATATTTTGAATGGGAGGGGCTCGTTGTTGCGTACGGGCCTCTTTTTATGTTGAGGGGACTTTGGTTTATGCCTAAGCGTTCTGGGTCGTATTCTGTGCCGTTCTCGTTTGAGTTGCTTTCGTTTGGTGAGGCTGTGGGGCTTGCTGCTGATACGGGGCGGATTTCTGGGGATGCTGGTCCTTTGCTTGAGACGGTTGTCGATATGCTCGATGAGTTGGGGCGTCCGGACGAATATTTTGATTGCATTCAGGTTGCCGGTACCAATGGCAAGACTTCGACTACGCGTTTTTCGGCTGCCATTCTTCGTGGTGAGGGGCTCAAGACCGCGCTGTATACGTCGCCGCAGCTGGTGCGCTATCCCGAGCGCATGGAGGTTGACGGGCGCGTTGTGAGTGACGAGGCCTTTGCCCGTGGCGTTTCCGCCGCTGTTGAGGCGGGGCATCGAGTGAATGCCCGTCGTGTGGCAGCGGGGGAGCGTGCCTATACCATCACACCGTTTGACCTGCTGACGGCCGCTGCGCTTGTGGTGTTTGCCGAGGCCGCGGTTGATGTTGCCGTGCTCGAGGTTGGCATGGGCGGGCGTTGGGACGCCACGAGCGCCACCGATCCTGTCGCCGTGGCCATTACGGGCATCGGGCTTGACCACACGCGCATTCTGG
The DNA window shown above is from Collinsella aerofaciens and carries:
- a CDS encoding valine--tRNA ligase, which encodes MEEMPKNYDPSTNEPAILQKWLDGGYYKRREGVGDCTVTIPPPNVTGKLHMGHATDDSIQDAIVRMARMRGKSTRWVLGTDHAGIATQTKVDKKLKSEGISRLEIGRDKFVDACWDWTHEYGGIIVEQIKRMGCSVDFDNERFTMDEDYAQAVRKVFCDWYHDGLIYRGKRIVNWCPNCTTAISDDEAEYKDEKGHLWHLRYPLTEPVNGQDYIVVATTRPETMLGDTGVAVSPKDPEKAAFVGKTVMLPIVNREIPIFEDWHVDANFGSGFVKVTPAHDPNDYAMGQAHDLPQINIFDEHAVVVEGYGEFTGMNRDECREAVIKWFEEHDLLDHVEDLDHSVMHCYRCDSALEPWLSEQWFVAVDKLKGPALDAVNSGKVTFHPARWTQTYTTWMENLKDWCISRQLWWGHRIPVFYCEDCGWEDALTEDTDVCPKCGGHHVHQDENVLDTWFSSQLWTFATQGWPQKPELLEGHHPTTALVTARDIIALWVARMVMSSLYFLDEVPFKDVVIYPTILAKDGSRMSKSKGNGVDPMDLIGMYGADAMRYNLLTLCTNNQDVKFDANIDKKTKKLIDSPRTDQAKSFVTKIWNASRFLLMNMEGYTPGEPVVETPADAWMFSRLAKAVKMVTEGIENYTFGDMARGVQQFFWNEVCDWYVEVTKARLKGEGRLQAQRNLIFVLDTSIRLMHPLMPFVTEEIWDNMPVSVLDLDAEGNVNRAEALMIAKWPEPADYAKYVDEDAERAFELCRTVVSAARATRSRYRLSPKAELDVVVRAGAEDIEKLESLRSTIEPLANTASLVMGTDVEKPAASIAVVDSGVEVFVVLEGKVDLSAEKARLEKEISAAQKELAGCEKTLANEGFVAKAAPAVVQKKRDRAAELKEILAALTAQVADFS